One genomic region from Thalassomonas viridans encodes:
- a CDS encoding sigma-70 family RNA polymerase sigma factor: protein MIAKIKNTVLHENFSAFKKVNQHGFKWEQPSSELTGYRGVVTGQCRNLSNVVSIKFKSEQQTKITLEAFLADIEKKAYHIAANATTTQADAQDLLQDSMIKLVVNYRDRPSNEWKPLFYSILKNKIRDRYRGLETSKNVFCKHASVQIEEMQTCQGEHHYGASYGIPEEDLLTTQRHSAVVQYLKQLTQQERDCLILRCWEGFSVIQTANIMNCSKSCVKANYAKAIAKLKKLMGCPE, encoded by the coding sequence ATGATAGCAAAAATAAAAAACACAGTTCTACACGAAAATTTTTCTGCTTTTAAGAAAGTTAATCAGCATGGTTTTAAATGGGAGCAACCATCATCTGAACTGACCGGTTATAGGGGAGTTGTAACGGGGCAGTGTCGTAATCTTTCTAATGTTGTTTCTATAAAATTTAAGTCAGAGCAGCAGACAAAAATCACATTAGAAGCCTTCTTGGCTGATATTGAAAAAAAAGCATACCATATAGCGGCTAATGCTACGACAACACAGGCGGATGCACAAGACCTGTTACAAGACAGCATGATCAAATTAGTCGTCAATTACCGGGACCGTCCCAGTAATGAGTGGAAACCGCTATTCTATAGCATTTTAAAAAATAAAATACGTGACAGGTACAGAGGCCTGGAAACGAGCAAAAATGTTTTTTGTAAACATGCAAGCGTGCAAATAGAGGAAATGCAAACATGCCAGGGGGAACATCATTATGGCGCTAGCTATGGGATACCAGAAGAAGATCTGCTAACAACTCAACGACATAGCGCTGTTGTACAATATTTAAAGCAATTGACCCAGCAAGAAAGAGACTGCTTGATACTGCGTTGCTGGGAGGGCTTTTCTGTTATTCAAACCGCGAATATTATGAACTGTTCAAAAAGTTGTGTAAAAGCGAATTATGCCAAGGCTATTGCTAAGTTAAAAAAGCTGATGGGATGCCCTGAGTAG
- a CDS encoding two-component regulator propeller domain-containing protein has protein sequence MKSFCLSVVSLLCLFFSFSIRAEFSEHYFAPVFYSVDVNSRLQDKDILKLAEDEKGFLWLGTASGLFRYDGYEYKKIHFPDDDFDFANIYVRALLAGNNALWIGTLRSGLFRLDLTTYQVKQYHHDNGLQSSISGNQVNDLALDRYGNLWVATNYGLDQLKHEQQTFLHYHSSEGPADRFLNFLLDVEFDRENNLWLATGRGLAKFDDKTGSFQRVFTNAPVAGDQVEKKQQHLQGVRVRRIHAADDGRIWLATHKQGVYVIAAKEGKVIRLPATDSKKGRIHTAIAQPSSKEIWFSSIDGVEIRDADTGDILKVVQANRQDAYGLNNKSVYGMALSKSGLLWLGVSGLGLQYYNPGNNAIKRFDTYAKALQPVFDGVIDNAIKLSENKVLLLSGGKPMQFDLQTGDISAFRLAPEFDKENIKSALQLNDDNLLLGTERGELIYYNVRSGLGHRYPLPLESREGGAVWDIVEGKPGQAWVAANNRVFRLDLNTMTFEPMMDAQGKPFVNNIYYLMFDSQNRLWISATNNGVGVVEEGNNHVDIYNKQVGTAGTLSDNFVTQIVENHRGEILLKTRSGLDKLVAKTDGEMRFLPFAVGLGERSKREEKLLPLPDETYWFGSYVKLDRQGNILGEYNGFDGVLEQGDSVAMFLLKHNKILNISASGILLIDLTSLHSRDFRPAIAVSELTVGNRPSSLSFNDKLIHVPADENKFSLRFSALDLSSPLDNRYRYKLEGYEEHWNETSSDVRQAAYMSLPPGTYRLLLDGTNRTGQWSGSPLKIKVVVDPTIYQTLWFQIMAVVLFSGFIYLVFRWRIRVVRQAEREAYEKKEAIQRAHMLDALMEKKNQLFADVSHELRTPLTALQLRIEALQHKLEEDVEASYDGLMKKVTDINHLIYDIYQLSKSDAGALSFELKPYCCDPLINEVADDLAGFVRLHGFTWRQTISLPSSLQVNVDKEKFNQVLHNLVSNSVAYTDKPGTIALRVTVADSAVHIVVEDSSPGVTEENMLQIFERFYRVESSRSRATGGSGLGLSICKSIVEAFKGDISPSASSLGGLAITIKLPVNGVGVDIPAVDILQK, from the coding sequence ATGAAGTCTTTTTGTTTGTCTGTGGTTTCCTTACTCTGTCTTTTTTTTAGCTTTTCTATAAGGGCTGAATTTTCCGAACATTATTTCGCTCCTGTCTTTTACTCTGTCGATGTAAATTCCCGTTTGCAAGACAAGGATATTCTCAAACTTGCAGAAGATGAAAAAGGCTTTCTTTGGCTTGGCACGGCAAGCGGCTTGTTTCGTTATGATGGCTACGAATATAAAAAAATACACTTTCCGGATGATGACTTTGATTTTGCCAACATTTATGTAAGGGCGCTGTTAGCCGGCAATAATGCTTTATGGATAGGCACGCTGCGTAGTGGACTATTCCGGTTGGATTTGACGACTTATCAGGTGAAGCAATATCACCATGACAATGGGCTTCAAAGCTCTATTAGCGGGAACCAGGTTAATGACCTGGCGCTGGATAGATACGGCAATCTTTGGGTGGCCACCAATTACGGTTTAGATCAATTAAAACATGAGCAACAAACCTTTTTGCATTATCACTCCAGCGAAGGGCCGGCAGACCGCTTTTTAAATTTTTTACTGGATGTTGAATTTGATCGTGAAAATAACCTGTGGCTGGCTACAGGCAGGGGCTTAGCGAAATTTGATGATAAAACCGGCTCTTTTCAGCGGGTTTTTACTAACGCTCCTGTTGCTGGGGATCAGGTGGAAAAAAAGCAGCAGCATCTGCAAGGGGTTAGGGTCAGAAGAATACACGCTGCAGATGACGGACGCATTTGGCTGGCCACCCATAAACAAGGTGTTTATGTTATTGCAGCAAAAGAAGGCAAGGTTATTCGCCTTCCTGCGACAGACTCTAAAAAGGGGAGAATTCATACCGCTATTGCTCAGCCGAGCAGCAAGGAAATATGGTTCAGTAGTATAGATGGCGTTGAAATAAGGGATGCCGATACCGGCGATATTTTAAAAGTTGTGCAGGCAAACAGGCAGGATGCCTATGGCCTTAATAACAAATCGGTATATGGTATGGCTTTGTCTAAGTCAGGTTTGCTTTGGCTCGGGGTTTCCGGTTTGGGCCTGCAGTATTATAACCCCGGCAATAATGCTATCAAGCGTTTTGATACCTATGCCAAAGCGTTACAACCTGTGTTTGACGGTGTTATTGATAATGCCATTAAACTTTCTGAAAACAAAGTGTTGCTGCTTTCCGGCGGGAAACCCATGCAATTTGACCTGCAAACGGGCGATATCTCTGCGTTCCGGTTAGCTCCTGAGTTTGATAAAGAAAACATTAAAAGCGCCCTACAGTTAAACGACGATAACCTATTGCTGGGAACCGAAAGAGGGGAGCTTATTTATTATAATGTTCGAAGCGGTCTCGGTCATCGATATCCGCTCCCCCTTGAGTCAAGAGAGGGCGGAGCCGTTTGGGACATTGTAGAGGGTAAACCCGGACAAGCCTGGGTTGCCGCAAACAATCGTGTGTTTCGTTTAGATTTGAATACCATGACTTTTGAGCCAATGATGGATGCGCAGGGCAAGCCTTTTGTAAACAATATCTATTACCTGATGTTTGACAGTCAAAACCGGTTGTGGATTTCAGCGACCAATAACGGGGTTGGTGTTGTAGAAGAGGGCAATAACCACGTTGATATATACAATAAGCAAGTTGGCACGGCAGGCACTTTATCTGACAATTTTGTTACCCAAATTGTGGAGAACCACCGGGGAGAGATTCTGCTTAAAACCCGTTCGGGCCTTGATAAGCTCGTAGCAAAAACTGATGGTGAAATGCGCTTTTTGCCTTTTGCCGTAGGACTGGGGGAAAGAAGTAAGCGGGAGGAAAAGCTGCTTCCCTTGCCTGATGAAACTTATTGGTTTGGTTCATATGTTAAATTAGACCGGCAAGGAAATATTCTTGGAGAATATAACGGCTTTGATGGGGTTCTGGAGCAAGGGGATAGTGTTGCTATGTTTTTGTTAAAGCATAATAAGATACTGAATATCTCTGCATCGGGCATTTTACTGATCGACTTAACTAGCTTGCATTCGAGGGATTTCCGTCCTGCTATTGCGGTAAGTGAATTAACGGTTGGCAACCGGCCGTCTTCTTTGTCTTTCAATGATAAGTTGATTCATGTGCCTGCCGATGAAAATAAATTCTCCCTGCGCTTTTCTGCGCTGGATCTTTCTTCCCCTTTGGATAACCGCTACCGTTATAAGCTTGAGGGTTATGAAGAGCATTGGAATGAAACCTCTTCTGACGTCAGGCAAGCGGCATATATGTCGTTACCACCCGGCACTTACCGGCTATTGCTTGACGGTACCAATCGTACCGGCCAATGGTCCGGCTCTCCCTTGAAAATCAAGGTGGTTGTCGACCCTACCATATACCAAACCCTGTGGTTTCAAATAATGGCGGTAGTGCTTTTTAGCGGCTTTATTTATCTGGTTTTTCGTTGGCGTATTCGTGTGGTACGGCAAGCGGAGCGGGAAGCTTATGAGAAAAAGGAAGCGATACAACGTGCGCACATGCTGGATGCACTGATGGAGAAAAAAAATCAATTATTCGCTGATGTTTCACACGAATTGCGCACCCCATTGACCGCTTTGCAATTAAGAATTGAGGCCTTGCAACATAAACTGGAGGAAGATGTTGAAGCTTCTTATGACGGCCTAATGAAAAAAGTTACGGATATTAACCACCTTATTTATGATATTTATCAGTTGTCTAAGTCTGATGCCGGAGCATTGAGCTTTGAACTGAAGCCTTATTGCTGTGATCCGCTGATTAATGAAGTTGCAGATGACCTTGCCGGATTTGTTCGTTTGCATGGATTTACCTGGCGACAGACAATATCGCTTCCCTCATCGTTACAGGTTAACGTTGATAAAGAAAAATTTAACCAGGTTTTGCATAACCTGGTTAGCAATAGCGTGGCTTATACCGACAAGCCAGGCACTATTGCCTTGCGTGTAACTGTAGCAGATAGTGCCGTACATATTGTGGTGGAGGATAGTTCGCCCGGGGTAACTGAGGAGAATATGTTACAGATTTTTGAGCGTTTTTATCGCGTTGAGTCTTCTCGCAGCCGTGCAACGGGAGGTTCAGGCTTGGGGTTGTCAATCTGTAAAAGTATTGTTGAGGCATTTAAGGGGGATATCTCCCCGTCAGCAAGCTCTTTGGGGGGGCTGGCAATTACCATTAAATTACCCGTTAATGGCGTTGGGGTTGATATTCCTGCTGTTGATATTTTGCAGAAATGA
- the sctW gene encoding type III secretion system gatekeeper subunit SctW, producing MTDSLAVATVAKHMAQINMGSEASQAMRGQLRGEHLVLLPPSQLSLFEAAQEELSFAVADRVGKGLKKRKFHAETRIKTQLIEQADSYLKKVPDLDKQHKLKRFIRQILSNPYQGATELKEHAGRMYHDPSLQYAAIAEAMSILGEGPQAQKLHSSLLGQLSIAAEQLMQEQGQAIRAGLNVSETAAEFSRSDQGIQTLRSFYRDAILDYQNVTQGFHQIVKRFGEKGFAKSLAFLLQALGADLKAKGPSIEPRQLRLIINDMYIIKTLGGILEQTRELIDTLRRHYRQRKVKNGLFLMEKMLDLKSESFPKPELFLKLNLDMNVIGLANQIYFTQELIRLLRQIPDKAYQEDLDAKRELLHMAQLAVDNLIKQEEEEEEEEELEEQEEEEQEEEA from the coding sequence ATGACTGACTCTCTTGCTGTTGCTACCGTTGCAAAGCACATGGCGCAAATTAATATGGGCAGTGAAGCCAGTCAAGCCATGCGTGGCCAATTGCGCGGCGAACACTTGGTACTGCTGCCGCCTTCACAGTTAAGTTTATTTGAGGCGGCCCAGGAGGAATTATCTTTTGCTGTGGCCGACAGGGTAGGAAAAGGCTTAAAAAAACGTAAGTTTCATGCCGAAACGCGAATTAAAACACAGCTTATTGAACAGGCCGATTCTTATTTAAAAAAAGTTCCGGACCTTGATAAACAGCACAAATTAAAACGCTTTATTCGACAGATATTAAGTAATCCGTATCAGGGGGCGACAGAGCTGAAAGAGCATGCAGGGCGCATGTACCATGATCCAAGCCTGCAATATGCAGCCATAGCAGAGGCTATGAGCATATTGGGAGAAGGCCCGCAAGCCCAAAAGCTTCATAGCAGTTTGCTTGGCCAGTTATCTATTGCTGCTGAACAACTGATGCAAGAACAGGGGCAGGCGATAAGAGCCGGCCTGAATGTGTCGGAGACTGCCGCCGAGTTTTCCCGTTCAGATCAGGGAATACAGACACTACGAAGTTTTTACCGGGATGCGATACTGGATTATCAAAATGTGACCCAGGGCTTTCATCAAATAGTTAAACGTTTTGGTGAAAAAGGCTTTGCTAAATCGTTGGCTTTTTTATTACAGGCGTTAGGAGCAGATTTGAAGGCAAAAGGTCCCTCAATTGAGCCGAGACAACTGCGCCTGATTATTAATGATATGTATATCATTAAAACTTTAGGTGGAATTTTGGAGCAAACCAGAGAGTTGATTGATACTTTGCGCCGCCACTACCGTCAAAGAAAAGTCAAAAATGGTTTGTTTTTAATGGAAAAAATGCTCGATCTTAAAAGTGAGTCGTTTCCAAAACCTGAGCTGTTTTTAAAATTAAACCTGGATATGAACGTTATTGGTCTGGCCAATCAGATATATTTTACACAAGAGCTGATCCGCTTGCTCCGTCAAATTCCTGATAAAGCTTACCAGGAGGATCTTGATGCTAAGCGTGAGTTGCTGCATATGGCGCAATTAGCTGTAGATAACTTGATTAAGCAAGAGGAAGAGGAAGAGGAAGAGGAAGAGCTAGAAGAGCAAGAAGAGGAAGAACAAGAAGAGGAAGCCTAA
- a CDS encoding GNAT family N-acetyltransferase yields MTNTDAAILPMSVNHWTAFKRVQLHDWQKKYVPSPETLIRQSVFERRADHQFLLYSVFYQQHLVGGFSLSVTPDNELWLGGLQIDKQYQSKGLAAYVFTKVIEYICSYPKFVGLGLDVHSSNLAAYEFYQRKGLRVYGVFEHKGEELWLMKSKREDWL; encoded by the coding sequence ATGACAAATACTGATGCCGCTATTTTGCCTATGTCGGTAAATCACTGGACTGCATTTAAGCGTGTTCAACTGCATGACTGGCAAAAAAAGTACGTGCCGAGTCCTGAAACCCTGATCAGGCAAAGTGTATTTGAGCGCCGGGCCGATCATCAATTTTTACTTTATAGTGTTTTTTATCAACAACATCTTGTTGGTGGATTTTCGCTATCGGTAACACCAGACAATGAACTTTGGTTGGGGGGATTGCAGATCGATAAACAGTATCAGTCAAAGGGGCTGGCTGCTTATGTTTTTACTAAAGTTATTGAATATATATGCAGTTATCCGAAATTCGTAGGGCTAGGTCTTGACGTACACAGTTCTAATTTGGCTGCGTATGAGTTTTATCAACGAAAAGGGCTGCGAGTGTATGGTGTTTTTGAACACAAGGGTGAAGAGCTTTGGTTGATGAAAAGCAAGCGGGAAGACTGGCTTTAA
- a CDS encoding type III secretion system chaperone, whose translation MAQTETFFLELAHAIGMEKIQINHQGHFTLLDDDIPVEFQICDNQATLCIYFEAGRLTDNPSRMKLELLLMANYFGIGTRGFNLALEAQSRALILSRTLSVASITVDDVINILDVIPTLYQGIEALASSSLKDIDGEDVKQYDRNFSARQMIRI comes from the coding sequence ATGGCACAAACAGAAACTTTTTTTCTGGAGTTGGCCCATGCTATCGGCATGGAAAAGATACAGATAAACCACCAGGGACATTTTACCTTGCTCGATGACGATATTCCGGTGGAATTCCAGATTTGTGACAACCAGGCGACCTTATGTATTTACTTTGAAGCCGGAAGGTTAACTGACAACCCCAGTAGAATGAAACTGGAGCTGTTGCTGATGGCGAATTATTTCGGCATAGGAACCAGAGGATTTAACTTAGCATTAGAGGCGCAAAGCCGTGCTTTGATCTTAAGCCGCACGCTTTCGGTGGCAAGCATTACCGTTGACGATGTGATCAATATTTTAGATGTCATCCCTACGCTTTATCAGGGAATTGAAGCCTTAGCTTCTTCATCGTTAAAAGACATTGACGGCGAGGACGTAAAACAATACGACAGAAATTTTTCTGCAAGGCAAATGATACGTATTTAG
- a CDS encoding LamG-like jellyroll fold domain-containing protein, which produces MRINLRKEILQPRLLKYLLVPAIVVSFSGWSYSSSNVMAAGTVEKAEVSASMPAVGEPHEEKAKVYLMAGQSNMQGYGRTSYLAKLPGPDLRVKRDDVFIKNIISNRRGLAGLASGYGARRENYGVELKMGNVLGDVLEETVYLFKGAQGGTSLDNPSHWRPPAYGGDTGNLYDQLISGFKTFLQQELTANNIDYEIAGFIWFQGYNDTRSTAGLYENHLRNLISSVRADLDLADLPVVITQINDNRGKGGDIVMAAQAKVAQQDPLARLVYTADQRPYYHYGSDSYIVIGERIARACLELLNYAVTIDDKYSVTPGARLTVSAANGVLTNDEGVTSADLVSDVGHGELVLNADGSFEYTPAVGYIGEDSFTYRSLKNGRIGNSAKVSLWVRDNSNPLVLHYDFDNSADQPVKDVASGVVASVTKVGISFEHPGVVNSSAYFDGKTVLHYLSKYPVYDFLDLSTEQDFSISAWIKPDAGVSGQPILMSNKYNYDKGWGFAFTLANDATAIKAFVGTYDHQSHVKNQKVLIAGDTDLSDGRWHHVAATFGFSENALKLYIDGELVGKKGLTGLSGDINKYASAIGDGSGGGNGKSKAYKGYMDELRFYNKTLSADEVRKLYLTLN; this is translated from the coding sequence ATGCGAATAAATTTGCGTAAAGAAATACTGCAGCCGCGTTTACTGAAATATCTGCTTGTTCCTGCCATAGTTGTGTCATTTTCAGGCTGGTCGTACTCCAGCTCGAATGTTATGGCGGCTGGCACTGTAGAAAAAGCAGAAGTTTCTGCTAGCATGCCTGCAGTCGGTGAACCTCACGAGGAAAAGGCCAAAGTATATTTGATGGCGGGACAGTCGAACATGCAAGGATATGGCAGGACAAGTTATTTAGCAAAACTTCCAGGTCCAGATTTGAGGGTTAAGCGTGATGATGTTTTTATTAAAAATATTATCTCCAATCGCCGGGGACTGGCCGGTCTGGCGTCGGGTTATGGTGCAAGACGGGAAAATTACGGCGTAGAGTTGAAAATGGGCAATGTACTCGGCGATGTGTTGGAGGAAACTGTTTATTTATTCAAAGGGGCGCAAGGAGGCACAAGTTTGGACAATCCCTCCCATTGGCGCCCGCCTGCCTACGGCGGTGATACAGGTAACTTGTATGACCAACTTATTAGCGGCTTTAAGACTTTTTTACAGCAGGAGTTGACAGCCAATAATATAGATTATGAAATTGCTGGTTTTATTTGGTTTCAGGGGTATAACGACACCAGAAGCACAGCAGGGCTCTATGAGAACCACCTTCGTAACCTGATAAGTTCAGTGCGTGCCGATCTGGACCTGGCTGATTTGCCTGTAGTAATCACCCAGATCAATGACAATCGCGGCAAGGGTGGAGATATTGTTATGGCTGCACAGGCCAAAGTAGCTCAGCAAGATCCCCTGGCCCGACTGGTTTATACTGCGGATCAACGCCCTTATTACCACTACGGCAGTGACAGTTATATTGTGATAGGCGAGCGTATTGCCCGGGCATGCCTGGAATTGTTAAATTACGCGGTAACTATTGACGATAAATACAGCGTTACTCCCGGTGCCCGGCTGACAGTTTCCGCTGCAAACGGTGTGTTAACCAATGACGAAGGAGTGACAAGCGCCGACTTGGTTAGTGATGTCGGCCATGGTGAGCTTGTGCTTAATGCTGACGGCTCCTTTGAATACACTCCGGCTGTCGGTTATATCGGAGAAGACAGCTTTACCTATCGCTCTTTGAAAAATGGCCGCATAGGCAATAGTGCCAAAGTAAGCTTGTGGGTAAGGGATAATAGCAATCCGTTGGTGCTGCATTATGACTTTGATAATAGTGCTGATCAGCCTGTTAAAGATGTTGCTTCTGGTGTGGTTGCTAGTGTAACGAAAGTCGGCATTTCCTTTGAACATCCCGGTGTCGTGAATAGCTCGGCTTATTTTGACGGCAAAACCGTGCTGCACTACCTCAGTAAATATCCGGTTTATGACTTTTTGGATTTATCGACTGAGCAAGACTTTAGTATTTCTGCCTGGATCAAACCGGATGCCGGGGTTTCAGGTCAGCCTATCTTGATGAGCAATAAATATAATTACGATAAAGGGTGGGGGTTTGCCTTTACTCTGGCCAATGATGCTACGGCAATCAAGGCTTTTGTCGGCACTTATGATCATCAAAGTCATGTGAAGAATCAAAAGGTGCTTATCGCAGGGGATACTGATTTAAGCGATGGCAGGTGGCACCATGTGGCAGCTACTTTTGGCTTTAGTGAAAATGCCCTGAAGCTGTATATCGACGGTGAACTTGTCGGGAAAAAGGGGTTAACCGGCCTGTCGGGAGATATCAACAAATATGCATCTGCCATTGGAGACGGCTCAGGCGGTGGCAATGGCAAATCTAAAGCCTATAAAGGTTATATGGACGAACTGCGTTTTTATAACAAAACCTTGTCGGCGGATGAAGTCCGTAAGCTATATCTGACACTCAATTAG
- a CDS encoding LamG-like jellyroll fold domain-containing protein — MLTIILTSTPGYADEHRPVMNKALDMYPDLAVSSTVSIADHLSPASDDYSRVCQTQGGQCGTFDDDQGVRQQCDSCGTNEICSNNSCVPEDPVQIGAVCAAAGAQCGVVRDGAGNTLSCGSCGSGETCSNNRCEASCSLDQIDNGPLTDLFAYVPLQFAFEDLSNNSHRLDTRLFTREESGAFPFESSVDLTHKSHSLDFSGKRPGEQMTLSFKMIPQSQEQNAQVMAGEGISIENQAGAIKMTFATADSEVSLLNDASVLKHRSCNQVVVQVSDNAIKSFVNGKMTQMPVDTASLTGLSESLNIGPYPGKVWDVRIFDKALSREEIADLGQDCDDAKTKPLPDSEFPHYLCGVYKCIFWPEDATDTTQESFEYQLDAHDMVWEHNVMATGMYRHGQLCQQYAKPRDLLLKDGYRKSWVRKFNFQKPWGQYVLHENFHAYQQRTGGTTKFLAESSASWAAYSMKPDVKDSLLGMYTLQPHLPLWTTQGSKFEDGIVDIGKGGHQYGASIFEYYITRHVLAENVIGKVFNRKILELAPLSGKPAEAFYNILKNAGFDMREIFSDFAARVTTWDMENSEHFLISERASFNRLKKKNDKANNPFPIEEVDNKIAEFYDVGGTGEQWQTVPARYKIGAWAYNAYQVDVTSDTEYDVAINSAVTNPEYAEFRAQVVIYNEQSGQRSYHKLPVTDAGVPSVIRVSASSGDKLYLVVSSTPATRFKGFEAFSYDYKITPVLF, encoded by the coding sequence ATGCTGACAATTATATTGACGAGTACACCCGGCTATGCAGACGAGCATAGGCCGGTGATGAATAAGGCATTGGATATGTATCCGGATCTGGCGGTCAGCTCGACCGTCAGCATAGCGGATCATCTCAGTCCCGCATCTGACGATTATTCCAGAGTTTGTCAGACCCAGGGGGGGCAATGCGGCACTTTCGATGACGACCAGGGAGTTCGCCAACAGTGCGACTCTTGCGGCACAAATGAAATATGCAGTAACAATAGCTGTGTGCCGGAAGACCCCGTACAAATCGGTGCGGTATGTGCCGCTGCAGGAGCTCAATGCGGTGTGGTACGCGATGGGGCTGGCAACACGCTAAGTTGCGGCAGTTGCGGTTCGGGAGAAACCTGTTCAAATAACCGTTGCGAAGCCAGCTGTAGCCTGGATCAGATCGACAATGGCCCGTTAACCGATCTTTTTGCCTATGTGCCTTTGCAGTTTGCTTTTGAAGATCTTTCCAACAACAGTCACCGACTCGACACCCGTTTGTTCACCCGTGAAGAGAGTGGCGCCTTTCCGTTTGAAAGCAGCGTTGACCTGACACATAAGAGTCATAGTCTTGACTTTTCGGGCAAACGTCCCGGCGAGCAAATGACCCTATCTTTTAAAATGATCCCGCAGAGCCAGGAGCAAAACGCACAGGTGATGGCCGGCGAGGGCATCAGCATAGAAAACCAGGCCGGTGCGATAAAAATGACCTTTGCTACAGCCGACAGTGAAGTAAGCCTGCTAAATGATGCCAGCGTATTAAAGCATCGAAGTTGTAATCAAGTGGTTGTTCAGGTTAGCGACAATGCTATTAAGAGTTTCGTTAACGGAAAAATGACTCAAATGCCTGTAGATACGGCGTCTTTGACCGGATTAAGCGAATCTCTCAATATTGGCCCTTATCCGGGTAAGGTTTGGGATGTCAGGATTTTTGATAAAGCGCTCAGTCGGGAAGAGATTGCCGACTTAGGACAGGATTGTGACGATGCGAAGACTAAACCTTTACCGGATAGTGAATTTCCTCATTATTTGTGCGGGGTTTACAAATGTATCTTTTGGCCTGAAGATGCTACTGACACTACGCAGGAAAGCTTTGAATACCAGCTGGACGCCCATGACATGGTTTGGGAGCATAATGTGATGGCCACGGGCATGTACCGTCATGGCCAACTGTGTCAGCAGTATGCCAAACCCAGAGATCTTTTACTAAAAGACGGTTATAGAAAGTCTTGGGTTCGCAAGTTTAATTTTCAGAAACCATGGGGACAGTATGTGTTGCACGAAAATTTTCATGCCTATCAGCAGCGTACCGGTGGAACAACTAAGTTCCTGGCTGAGTCAAGCGCGTCTTGGGCTGCGTATTCGATGAAGCCGGATGTTAAAGACTCTCTGCTAGGCATGTATACCTTACAGCCTCACTTGCCGCTGTGGACCACGCAAGGTTCGAAGTTTGAAGATGGTATTGTCGATATTGGCAAAGGCGGGCACCAGTATGGCGCCAGCATTTTTGAATATTATATTACCCGTCATGTACTGGCGGAGAATGTAATCGGTAAAGTCTTTAACCGCAAGATCCTGGAACTTGCGCCATTAAGCGGTAAACCCGCGGAAGCATTCTATAATATCTTGAAAAATGCCGGCTTTGATATGCGTGAAATCTTTAGCGATTTTGCCGCGCGGGTGACGACCTGGGATATGGAGAATAGCGAGCATTTTTTAATTTCAGAACGTGCTTCATTTAATCGTCTGAAGAAGAAAAACGACAAAGCCAATAATCCTTTTCCCATTGAAGAAGTGGATAATAAAATAGCTGAGTTTTACGATGTTGGCGGCACAGGAGAACAATGGCAGACCGTGCCTGCTCGCTATAAAATAGGCGCCTGGGCTTATAACGCTTATCAGGTGGATGTAACCAGCGACACCGAGTATGACGTGGCCATTAATTCTGCGGTAACCAACCCCGAATATGCTGAATTTAGGGCACAGGTAGTGATTTATAATGAGCAAAGCGGTCAGCGTAGCTATCATAAGTTACCTGTTACCGATGCCGGTGTTCCTTCGGTGATTCGAGTATCTGCCAGCAGCGGTGATAAGTTATATTTAGTGGTTTCAAGCACTCCCGCTACTCGATTTAAGGGGTTTGAAGCCTTTAGCTATGATTATAAAATTACCCCTGTGTTATTTTAA
- a CDS encoding DUF6515 family protein: MKKIITLLFTLLPLVLLSFLTQANTHHVPAPLHAENLRVGHHVKMLPPGHEKLRVYGFIYYFNDGIFYQASPSGFVVVKAPIGARISNLPHNHLNFNLGGEHYFYFDGTYYQLNGPGFLVVEPPIGAPAPADMNSKLAEPNKITSKPEPTMPDASYSTDAVKTSN, encoded by the coding sequence ATGAAAAAAATAATCACTTTACTATTTACGCTCCTCCCGCTGGTGTTGCTTTCATTTCTCACACAGGCAAATACGCACCATGTGCCAGCGCCTCTTCATGCAGAAAACCTACGCGTGGGTCACCATGTAAAAATGTTGCCGCCAGGCCATGAAAAACTGCGGGTTTACGGGTTTATCTATTATTTTAATGACGGAATTTTTTACCAGGCATCTCCATCCGGATTTGTTGTCGTAAAAGCGCCTATCGGCGCCAGGATCAGCAACTTGCCGCATAATCACCTCAATTTTAATTTAGGGGGAGAGCATTATTTCTATTTTGATGGTACATATTACCAGCTCAACGGCCCGGGGTTCCTGGTTGTAGAACCCCCTATTGGCGCGCCGGCCCCGGCCGATATGAACAGCAAGCTTGCAGAACCAAACAAGATAACATCAAAACCAGAGCCGACAATGCCTGATGCTTCCTATTCAACCGATGCGGTAAAAACCAGTAATTAG